CTTTTGAGCCGGCCCGATCCGGTTAAGCTGGTAGCAAGCATGATCTTTAGGGAAAGTGACTGGGTCACGCGGGCAATCGACGGCATGTCGGACGTTTATGGTAAACCGGACTACATCAGCACCGTCATGCCCTTTGACTATACTGATTATTACACGGCGGAAATGGGCGCGGGGCTGAAGCGGCGTGTAGTTTCCTTTGAATCCCTTATTTCGCCCGACGGGCTTCCGGCTGTCAAGAAATCGACCAATGGCGTGGAGGCGGCCCTGTCGCGCAAGGACAGGAGACGTGTGAACATCGATCCGGGCTGCCTATCGACGGGACACCTGCTCCTCGCCACGGGAAAACCCTATGCCCACAGACCCTACCTGGGCGACGGCGTGTACGGTGACCTGACACTGATCTACCGCGGCGGGTTTTTTCAGGAGTTGCCGTGGACCTATCCCGATTACCGGGAACCGTCGATGATCAG
This genomic interval from Syntrophales bacterium contains the following:
- a CDS encoding DUF4416 family protein, with protein sequence MSLLSRPDPVKLVASMIFRESDWVTRAIDGMSDVYGKPDYISTVMPFDYTDYYTAEMGAGLKRRVVSFESLISPDGLPAVKKSTNGVEAALSRKDRRRVNIDPGCLSTGHLLLATGKPYAHRPYLGDGVYGDLTLIYRGGFFQELPWTYPDYREPSMISMLARIREKYLKQLAAVKRNPEETA